One window from the genome of Verminephrobacter eiseniae EF01-2 encodes:
- a CDS encoding type IV secretion system protein — MDLKGILKTTRAASGALVVVFAGAAQAQIPVTDVAHISTSIKNQVESIAKWGLQFSQLQQQIQQYQQQYAAITGPRGMGALLDNSSLKAALPADWQQVLSDVKKTSAYINERKKYPTLSALPKANALYDVIASQNAVMGDLYGKANNRLSLIQSLNAQIDSANDPAAKADLANRLISEQNAIQANQNLVTILQQKHRQEIEEAALQATKENTCKEFKRSGC, encoded by the coding sequence ATGGATCTGAAAGGTATTTTGAAGACAACCAGAGCGGCCAGTGGCGCTTTGGTTGTCGTCTTCGCTGGAGCTGCGCAAGCGCAGATTCCAGTGACTGACGTTGCCCACATTTCGACCAGCATTAAAAACCAGGTCGAAAGCATTGCCAAGTGGGGCCTGCAGTTCAGCCAATTGCAGCAACAAATTCAGCAGTATCAGCAACAGTACGCGGCCATCACTGGCCCGCGTGGCATGGGTGCTTTGCTGGATAACTCGTCGCTGAAAGCTGCATTGCCCGCTGACTGGCAACAGGTTCTCAGTGACGTAAAGAAGACCAGTGCCTACATCAATGAGCGCAAGAAATACCCGACATTGAGCGCTTTGCCCAAAGCGAATGCACTGTATGACGTGATTGCTTCGCAGAACGCAGTGATGGGCGACTTATACGGCAAGGCCAATAACCGATTGAGCCTTATTCAGTCCCTGAATGCGCAGATTGATTCAGCCAACGACCCGGCTGCTAAAGCCGATTTGGCTAACCGCCTTATCAGCGAGCAAAACGCTATTCAGGCTAACCAAAATCTGGTGACCATTCTTCAACAAAAGCACCGTCAAGAGATTGAGGAAGCTGCATTACAGGCAACCAAGGAGAACACATGCAAAGAATTCAAGCGCTCAGGCTGCTGA
- a CDS encoding VirB4 family type IV secretion/conjugal transfer ATPase — protein sequence MAFILKAKSLPFEVTSDKVLENQYDGLNGLLLSIAKSTGSRLAVWAHLDHYQTEFKTDYRFGYEWMRLFSAKYMAKFEGTDIFENDFYLTFILKPGMNDNLEECIRELEEIQLSVTQTVAPYECEVLSMYEHDGNQFSQFYEFIAYLYNGFWERVPVTSLPLFQAVQTSALHHGYKLLETRFPDGGNRYSAFFDLKDFPDPTTRGKFNPLLELPFPFIMCLSFTFINTADSIRMINQSLNKMESAGDEAVEQMDDMSLGKGAIMSGQVYFGELHGALAVYGKTEKQTEDRGATARTTLSGSCATQFVPATISAPETFFSMFPGNVKRRPRPMPKTTRNLLGLFSMNTYSSGKQYGNPLGDGSAVMPLQTTVHGVYHFNFHYSLPELDSRGEKRAGHTVILGATGAGKTTLQTTLLTFLGRLDNKLFAVDKDGSMRGFIEAVGGTYFRLASGEPTGLNPFQLPDTPQNRNFLYDLVGACGRKAGQEGTAEDTKDIKRAVDNVFELPFEQRRFGVLLQSIPDRGENCLARRLADWCYGEVDGRYAYALDNPQNNFDWEGFKRVGFDVSDFLVAGHPATEPILAYLFHLKTLMQRDGALLATVVEEFWLPLQYPTTADQILDSLKTGRRRGEFIVLVSQSPEDVIRSPLLPAVLQQTPTKIYLPNPDAEYTTPDGGGYSRFGLTTKEFQKLKKLGLQSRMFMVKQGSQSSLAKLDLNGMGDDIAVLAMDAEDFKYLDAAKAQAGTHPDQWVPLYKVLRKKGREKVSQPATVKE from the coding sequence GTGGCGTTCATTCTCAAGGCAAAGAGCCTGCCCTTTGAAGTGACCAGCGACAAGGTATTGGAGAACCAATACGATGGGTTGAACGGGCTGCTCCTGAGCATAGCCAAGTCCACCGGCTCGCGCCTGGCAGTGTGGGCACACCTCGACCACTACCAAACGGAGTTCAAAACGGACTACCGATTTGGCTACGAATGGATGCGCCTTTTCAGTGCCAAGTACATGGCCAAGTTTGAAGGCACAGATATTTTCGAGAACGATTTTTATCTGACCTTCATCCTGAAACCGGGCATGAATGACAACCTGGAAGAGTGCATTCGTGAGCTGGAAGAAATTCAGCTCAGTGTGACGCAAACCGTTGCGCCCTATGAATGCGAAGTGCTGTCGATGTACGAGCACGATGGCAACCAGTTCAGTCAGTTCTACGAGTTCATTGCGTACCTGTACAACGGCTTTTGGGAGCGCGTCCCCGTGACCTCGCTCCCGCTGTTTCAGGCAGTGCAAACAAGCGCTTTGCACCATGGCTACAAGCTGCTTGAAACGCGGTTCCCGGACGGTGGCAACCGCTACAGCGCGTTTTTCGATTTGAAGGACTTCCCGGATCCCACGACGCGGGGGAAATTCAACCCGCTGCTGGAGCTGCCGTTTCCCTTCATCATGTGCTTGTCGTTCACCTTCATTAATACGGCTGACTCCATCCGAATGATTAACCAGTCGCTGAACAAAATGGAATCGGCTGGTGATGAGGCGGTGGAGCAAATGGACGATATGAGCCTGGGCAAAGGCGCGATCATGTCCGGCCAGGTGTATTTCGGTGAACTGCACGGCGCGTTGGCCGTGTATGGTAAGACCGAAAAGCAAACCGAAGACCGGGGCGCGACGGCCCGGACTACGCTCAGTGGTTCATGCGCGACTCAGTTTGTGCCCGCCACCATTTCAGCGCCGGAAACGTTCTTCTCGATGTTCCCGGGCAACGTCAAACGCCGCCCGCGTCCGATGCCCAAAACAACCCGGAATTTGTTGGGTTTGTTCAGCATGAACACCTACAGCTCGGGCAAGCAATACGGCAATCCTTTGGGCGACGGTTCGGCGGTCATGCCGCTGCAAACAACCGTGCATGGCGTGTACCACTTCAACTTTCACTACTCGCTGCCTGAGCTGGATTCACGCGGCGAAAAACGCGCTGGCCACACGGTCATTTTGGGCGCGACTGGTGCCGGTAAGACCACGCTGCAAACCACGCTCTTGACCTTCCTGGGAAGGCTGGACAACAAGCTGTTTGCCGTGGACAAGGACGGCTCTATGCGCGGCTTCATCGAAGCCGTGGGCGGGACGTACTTCCGGCTGGCCAGCGGCGAGCCTACGGGCTTGAATCCCTTCCAACTGCCCGACACACCGCAGAACCGCAACTTCCTCTATGACCTGGTGGGCGCGTGTGGCCGCAAGGCTGGCCAAGAGGGCACGGCAGAGGACACCAAGGACATTAAACGGGCGGTGGACAACGTGTTTGAGCTGCCGTTTGAGCAACGGCGCTTCGGGGTGCTTCTGCAAAGCATCCCCGACCGTGGCGAAAACTGCTTGGCCCGCCGCCTGGCTGACTGGTGCTATGGCGAGGTGGACGGACGTTATGCCTACGCCCTGGACAACCCGCAAAACAACTTCGATTGGGAAGGGTTCAAGCGCGTTGGCTTTGACGTGTCGGATTTCTTGGTGGCTGGCCACCCAGCCACTGAGCCAATTTTGGCTTACCTGTTCCACCTCAAGACCTTGATGCAGCGCGACGGCGCGTTGCTGGCCACGGTCGTTGAAGAGTTCTGGTTGCCGTTGCAATACCCCACCACGGCAGACCAGATTCTTGATTCCCTGAAAACAGGCCGTCGCCGGGGTGAATTCATTGTGTTGGTGTCGCAGTCCCCCGAGGACGTGATTAGAAGCCCGCTGCTGCCTGCGGTGCTGCAACAGACACCGACCAAGATTTATTTGCCCAACCCTGACGCGGAATACACCACGCCAGACGGCGGTGGTTATTCGCGCTTCGGCTTGACCACCAAAGAGTTTCAAAAGCTCAAGAAACTTGGGCTGCAAAGCCGCATGTTTATGGTCAAGCAAGGTTCGCAATCCAGCTTGGCCAAGCTGGATTTGAACGGCATGGGTGATGACATTGCCGTGCTGGCAATGGATGCCGAAGACTTCAAGTATCTGGATGCTGCCAAGGCGCAAGCTGGCACGCATCCTGACCAGTGGGTGCCCCTCTACAAGGTGCTCCGCAAAAAAGGCCGCGAAAAAGTTTCTCAACCCGCAACCGTGAAGGAATGA
- a CDS encoding VirB3 family type IV secretion system protein has protein sequence MTDEQPPEKYISYNGLGRSPMIWGIPYMVGLAIMCLSLIGGLLLGTFVGGLGWLFALIGVPVALFVKMLCANDDKAIQILMLEVKWSILKALSGNAKYHGGTMAIAPTTYGRKLKNVKRYFKKTVRG, from the coding sequence ATGACAGACGAACAGCCACCAGAAAAGTACATCAGCTACAACGGTCTTGGGCGTAGCCCAATGATCTGGGGCATTCCGTACATGGTCGGCCTGGCGATCATGTGTTTATCGCTGATCGGCGGTTTATTGCTCGGCACCTTCGTTGGTGGCCTGGGCTGGCTGTTTGCCCTTATCGGGGTGCCAGTTGCCTTGTTCGTCAAGATGCTTTGCGCCAATGACGACAAGGCAATCCAAATTCTGATGCTCGAAGTAAAATGGAGCATTCTTAAAGCGCTCAGTGGCAACGCCAAATATCACGGCGGGACTATGGCCATTGCCCCAACAACCTACGGTCGCAAGCTCAAAAATGTTAAGCGCTATTTTAAAAAAACAGTTCGCGGGTGA
- a CDS encoding TrbC/VirB2 family protein — translation MNRIFNPLIAQHRKVAAAVAIAAASSNALALGGLDKAKTAADDIKTGLYALVGVVALTYLIYLGVMAFTEKKSWADFGWGVVYVSLVGGAVALGSWAWTLFA, via the coding sequence ATGAACCGCATTTTCAACCCGCTGATTGCCCAGCACCGTAAGGTGGCTGCGGCTGTGGCGATTGCTGCCGCGTCGTCCAACGCTCTCGCATTGGGTGGCCTGGATAAGGCGAAAACCGCTGCTGACGACATTAAGACCGGGCTTTATGCCCTAGTCGGTGTCGTCGCCCTGACTTACCTGATTTATCTCGGTGTGATGGCATTCACCGAGAAAAAATCTTGGGCAGATTTTGGGTGGGGCGTGGTGTACGTCTCTCTGGTGGGCGGCGCTGTTGCGCTCGGCTCCTGGGCTTGGACACTGTTCGCCTGA